A region from the Dysidea avara chromosome 15, odDysAvar1.4, whole genome shotgun sequence genome encodes:
- the LOC136245280 gene encoding zinc finger BED domain-containing protein 4-like — protein MASPSSRKRSPIWDYFTVAEDTKFAVCKTCDKSVSRGGNSTKVYTTSNLVNHLKSLHKELHKEYDDKHEKYLEEERTKKPSSSKQQTLFELEDKLRQWDINDVRAQRIHRLVAEMIALDTQPFSVVEDVGFVRLVKTLEPRYTLPSRKYLVEKMLPTVHRDLMSKVREKIEKVIYYSFTTDAWSASAGTASLLSLTAHWLMDDFTRQSAVLHVQPLDDSHTGEYLGGVYKEMLEGWGISEEQIHLVLRDNAANMAKAMREASLRLFGCFAHSLQLVVDDGVLSQQAVIDLLAICRKMVGHFKHSAVAYDPRSSRYSSAPFTARCADEMELIIVHGEEHF, from the coding sequence CGCCGTCGTCGAGAAAACGCTCTCCAATTTGGGATTACTTTACCGTAGCAGAAGACACAAAGTTTGCAGTTTGTAAAACTTGCGATAAGTCCGTTTCTCGTGGTGGTAACTCTACGAAGGTGTATACTACATCCAATCTCGTGAATCACCTGAAGTCTCTGCATAAGGAATTACACAAAGAATATGATGATAAACATGAGAAATATCTCGAAGAGGAGCGGACTAAAAAGCCTAGCTCTAGTAAGCAGCAAACGTTGTTTGAATTAGAGGATAAACTACGCCAATGGGATATAAACGATGTTCGAGCTCAGCGAATTCATCGACTTGTTGCTGAGATGATAGCTCTTGACACCCAGCCTTTTTCTGTGGTTGAAGATGTGGGATTTGTTCGACTAGTTAAAACATTAGAGCCTAGATATACGCTTCCTAGCAGGAAGTATCTCGTCGAGAAAATGCTCCCCACAGTTCATCGTGACCTGATGTCTAAAGTGAGAGAAAAGATAGAGAAAGTAATCTACTACAGTTTTACAACAGACGCATGGAGTGCAAGTGCTGGTACTGCTTCACTGCTTAGTCTCACTGCCCACTGGCTAATGGATGATTTCACTAGACAGTCTGCTGTTTTACATGTGCAACCATTGGATGATTCCCACACTGGTGAGTATCTGGGTGGGGTTTACAAAGAAATGCTAGAAGGTTGGGGCATTAGTGAAGAACAAATTCATTTAGTGCTGCGAGATAATGCAGCTAATATGGCCAAGGCAATGCGAGAAGCTTCACTTCGTTTATTTGGGTGCTTTGCGCACTCATTACAATTAGTTGTGGATGATGGGGTTTTATCACAACAGGCTGTGATCGATCTTCTTGCTATATGTAGAAAAATGGTTGGGCATTTTAAGCACTCGGCTGTTGCTTATGACCCAAGATCATCTAGGTATTCCTCAGCACCGTTTACAGCAAGATGTGCGGACGAGATGGAACTCATCATTGTACATGGTGAAGAGCATTTCTGA
- the LOC136245279 gene encoding zinc finger BED domain-containing protein 4-like — protein sequence MLDKTLKKHHDDLGVRTMKNAMLASLSRRFKDVEQNVPLVIACLLDPRFKDRFFSSVSKQAEARKILIEEMEQEKARQVESDTDAAHEPPSKRANRETTELWQSFNEILEESGASAEGLSSDNSVLEQYLSEPLLEFHSSNCLTWWKSNKARFPLLAKLAQRFLAPPPTSVPSERVFSGASDIYDEKRSRLNPEKAEILLFIKNNFSLATT from the coding sequence ATGTTAGACAAAACGCTGAAAAAGCACCATGATGATTTAGGTGTCAGGACAATGAAGAATGCAATGCTGGCATCACTGAGCCGTAGATTTAAAGATGTGGAGCAGAATGTCCCTTTGGTGATAGCGTGTTTACTTGACCCTCGTTTTAAAGATAGATTTTTCAGTAGTGTTAGTAAGCAGGCTGAAGCGAGAAAGATTCTGATTGAAGAGATGGAACAAGAGAAAGCTAGGCAGGTTGAGTCAGATACTGATGCAGCACATGAACCACCATCGAAACGTGCTAATAGAGAGACCACTGAACTTTGGCAAAGCTTTAATGAAATACTAGAAGAGAGTGGAGCATCAGCTGAAGGTCTAAGCAGCGATAACAGCGTCTTAGAACAATACTTGTCAGAACCCCTGCTGGAGTTTCACTCAAGCAACTGTCTTACCTGGTGGAAAAGCAACAAAGCAAGATTCCCACTTTTGGCGAAGTTGGCTCAACGCTTCCTAGCACCACCACCAACATCAGTACCATCAGAACGTGTTTTTTCTGGGGCTAGTGATATTTACGATGAAAAGCGTAGTCGCCTAAACCCTGAAAAGGCTGAAATACTTCTGTTCATCAAAAATAATTTCAGTTTAGCAACTACTTAG